The Heptranchias perlo isolate sHepPer1 chromosome 3, sHepPer1.hap1, whole genome shotgun sequence region CAGAGCAAAAATAAAACCcggaaatgctggaaagactctgcaggtccagcagcatctgtggagaagggaagctcgggatAACGGTTCAGGTCAATGAATCTTCTGTAGACCTGAAAGGTTAAtcctacctccctctctccacagatgcttccgGGCCTGTTGaggctttccagcattttctgtttatatttccgatttccagcatctacagaaTTTTCCTCTTTGAACAATAAATCAATTCTCGGAAGGGAAATGAAATGTAAATAAGAACTGGAAGCAGTGGAGGGAAAAGCTTCAGCAAGTTAATGAATTTCACTGAATTAAAGACTGATACAGCgcagaggaagccattcggcccatcatgtctgtgccggctctttgaaagagttatccaattagtcccattcccctgctcttccctcatagtcctgcaattgtttccccttcacgtatttatccaaatcccttttgaaagttattattcaatctgcttccaccaccattccagatcgtaacaactctgcGTAAAAATGTTATGCTTATCTcagctctggttcttttgccaattatcttaaatatgtgtcatctggttaccaaactttctgcctctggaaacagtttctccatatttactctatcaaaacccttcctcattttgaacacctccattaaatgttcccataaccttctctgctctaagggaacCATTccaagcttctctagtctctccacctaactgaagttctGTATTCCCTGATTCCATTCTAataatctcctccgcaccctcactaaggccttcacatccttccgaaagtgtggtgcccacaattgcATACAATACTACAGCAGGGACCTAACCAAtcatttatgaaggtttagcataacttccttgttaactaatttactcaatgcctctatttccttTTGTACACCATGCCTCGATATATGGAACCTAAGATCCGGTAagcttttaacagctttatcaaattGTCCTGTCACAACTGTATATGTGAACTCCCAAATCTCTTGTTCCTGCAGCAtcgttaaaattgtaccatttagtttatattgtctctcctcgttcttccttccaaattacattactttacacttctctgctttaaatttaatcatttcaccagtctatttatatccttctgaagtctgctaccatcttcctcactgtttactacatttccaagttttgttttatctgcaaactttgaaattatgcacggtgtacccaagtccatgtcattaatatatatcaacaaaaGCAGTGATCCCAAGACCTACACTGatggacaccactgcacacatcCTTGCAGCCTGAAAAATAACGGTTCATCACTAATCTCTGCTatctgtcccttcgccaatttcgtgttcacgctgccactgcccctttaatcccacgggtttCAATTTTGCGAAACAGTCTATTatctggcactttatcaaacaacatttgaaaaTCCTTAGacataacatcaactgcactacctctATCGGCTTTCTCCGTTATTTTATcgaagaactcaattaagttagaaGGAGGTTTCTGAGCCTCCCATTTCTGGTTTCTAGTTCAGTGCCGGCTCTGAGCTGTGGAAGCCACCAGACTGAAGATTATTAACCAGCAAAGTGTTCAAAGGCCGAGCACGGGACTATAGTGGTTATGGGACAAAAATCctagggttcaaatcccacctttcACCAAATCTAGCAATGATAATGGTCGGCTTAAATATACATTTAAATAAGGAGcaggaatcagcagagggaaaagcTTCAGAAAATCAATATATTTCACTGAATCCGGGTAATTCTGTCCCGCTCCACGGTACAGATCAGAGTAAATAATAATTATCAATAGAAAGGGATAAAATCAAAGTTCAGAGTAATACCGTGTGTGTGGGAATCCCCTGAGAagaagggcctttctcaccaacaGACAGGTGACATTTCCCggtggatctttacacagtgaGCGGCTCTTTCAATATAAACTGGGGCTGGAGAGAGGCTTTGGGAAATGAACTTCCGGATTACAGGGAGGGGGCGCGTGATTGGTGGCAGACactaaatctgattggatatttaaagggaccagaGAGTTCGAGTTAAAAACTATTgtgacatcactcccactgacccaATCACAATGATCGCCTTCACCCATCCCTCATTAGCATAGGGCTAATTCAACGGCTCTTTGAAGAATCACCCACAACATCTCGGAAAGAGCTGCATTTCCTACTTATTTGCTTCGAATAATTTTAATGCAGCAATATTATTCCAATCTAATAATAAACCGGTAACTGCCCCTTGAAATCCCTGGCCCACAAAATGAACACGAGTTTCTCATCCGCTCCTTCCCTTTCCCTTTGATCTTAAAGCGTTGCTATTCTGTCCTCTTATTCCCTAAATGACCCATTCAGCAGTTCCTTTCTCTTTATGAATCCAGTCTCCTAATGTTTACTGAAAATCCCCTTATTAACAGCAACCCCACCCTTTGCAGTAACACAGCGGAATAGGGGCAGATGGAGAGCTCCATCCGAGTCCCTCTTTTCACagaagcactctcgcctctgtgaaAAGGGATCGATTTATAACGTGTCACTTTCACAAAGCCTAAATTGAAATGCGTCCCTTCACGGAATAGGGCTTTAGCCCCGTCCGGTACAGTTTGAAAACGATGGTAGAATGAGCTATAAtttaaaacagattttaaaacagCGCCAGCGATTGGTGACGGGTAAAGCAGAACAAGACAGGATTAaaaagaacgggtttaaaatcttgtgATCAGGGCGATATTGATCTAAATCCGATCCTTTACAAaatgaaattggcgggctttttgaaagtcatgaatTTTCTGCTCTGTCCGTTGAGGCTGGTAAATCTCGCCCTCTTCTGAAGCCCAGCTTTCTGGTTGGTTAATGCAATAGGCAAAAGAGATGTAGTAAAGTACAATCAATCAGAAGATCTTTCAATCTGTTACAAAGGTAAATACAGAAACCatgcttcattctttgtgaaagtgtttgtgagttTTGTGGAAATTTCTGGAAGAGGAAATAACAGCTGTCAAGCTCGGGCCAAGGTCAAGTCTCGCTCACCCCGGGCCGGAGTGCAGTTCtttgtgggccgtgttcacaggctcctgcgaaaagggaactatgctgaacgtgtgggtgccggagccccggtctatctggctgctgtgctcgagtatctgacggctgaaatcctcgagctggccggtaaCGCGACCCGCGACAACaggaagacccgcatcatcccctgacacctgcagctggccgtccgcaacgacgaggagctcgacaagctgctgggaggggtgaccatcgctcagggcggggtgctgcctaatatccaggccgtgctgctgccgaagaaatccAGCACTGTGAGCTCCGAGAGCAAGTAAATCGGCCAAGACTGAATCTGataacacaaaggctcttttcagagccccccactatatctatgaaagggctggttactatgTCAGAGAGGCAGACCTTAATTTAATAATGAAGCGATCTGTTTCGGATCTGGTCATTTCACGCTCCTTGATTCCCATTCTAGAACTAATTGCCTCCCGTTATTTAGAAACGATCAATATCTTGTTAATTACAAATGATTTCTTGCAGTACCCGCTTCCGGACAGTAGATGTCGTCAAACTCCAATAGGTTGAAATTTGCAAATTGTGTAGGGAATGAGACAAAATAATCAGGTCATTAAACTGGGCGGATGGGATATAGAAATACCAGGGACGTTTGATCATCGGCAACAAGAGGCATTCTGTTATGTTCTGGCCATTATTGTAAGCTTTCTTTACAGTCTCAACCTCCGACAACACTTACACAGTCTGTCTTCCATTTCCCAGATTTGCCTCACTAGAGTCTGAAACTTCATTTGATCCGAGTTTGGTTCTTCAGAGATTAAAGTATTTCCAACTTAGCCAAGTTGACACTATATTGGAAATGAGAACTTGTATTTCTTGTACTTTCCTAGAGTGCACGACCCTCTCCCTGTATATATGTGCGAGTCAGATTGACACAGGGGCTCGAGATACCTCAAGTGAAATCATAGGGTCAAAATCAGATCGGTCTGcctacttgccagtattttcccTGTCCAAACGTGGTACGCGATGTGGTGATTGGACTCAAATACCTGATATTGTTTTTTTCTGGAATTGACACCATAGTCTGTCTGTGTCTGGCGTTTGTAAAATTAACGCTGCTACTGTACCTACCCTAAACTTCACACATCAGCTCCACTCCGAACTCTCTCTGGTGTTACAGaagaacaacataagaacataagaaataggagcaggagtaggccaatcggcccttcgagcctgctccgccatttaataagatcagagctgatctgatcctaatctcaaatctaaattcatgtccaatttcctgcccgctctccgtaacccataattccctttacttctaggaaactgtctatttctgttttaaatttatctaatgatgtagcttccacagcttcctggggcagcaaattccacagacctactaccctctgagtgaaaaagtttcccctcatctcagttttgaaagagcagccccttattctaagattatgccccctagttctagtttcacccatccttgggaacatcctcaccgcatccacccgatcaagacccttcacaatcttatatgtttcaataagttcgcctctcattcttctgaactccaatgagtagagtcccaatctactcaacctctcctcatatgtccgccccctcatccccgggattaaccgagtgaaccttctttgtactgcctcgagagcaagtatgtctttcttaagtatggagaccaaaactggatgcagtattccaggtgcggtctcaccaataccttatataactgcagcaatacctccctgtttttatattctatccccctagcaataaaagccaacattacgATAGACTATGAAATGGTCAGTTTATAAATTCTAGGTGTGCCCCCTTGAAATCCGCTCCCTTTTAAGAATTTCCCGTTTAAGTAAAGTTTTCAACTGCACAGTGCCACCATTTCAGCCCAGGAGATCAGAGCTCTTTCCATtgccgatttggtggctctgaaaagagcctttgttgcacttgctgctgaagccgggtcgggtttaggcgcgctccccgcggatgcggcgcgCCAGCTGTATGTCTTTGGGCAtaatggtgactcgcttggcgtgaatggcgcacaggttggtgtcctcaaacagccccaccaggtaagcctcgctggcctcctgcaagGCCATGACGGCCGaactctggaagcgcaggtctgtcttgaaatcctgagcgatctctcgcaccaggcgctggaagggcagtttgcggatgagcagctcggtggatttctggtagcggcggatctccctcagagccactgtaccgggtctgtagcgatgaggcttcttcactccgcccgtggctggagcgctcttccggGCCGCTTTGGTAGCCagctgtttgcgaggagctttccctCCGGTCGATTTGcgcgctgtctgcttggtcctggccattttctgaaacTATGACAGCACAACGTACAATTCGTAGATTCTTACTGCAGAACGTGCGCTGGGGCCATCTTTTATAGGGTCAGTGAGGGACTGCCCCTGGCCTGTGATTGGCTGCAGTCCGTTTCCCAGTCAGGGACAGACAGGCCCGGGCCTGTGATTGGCAGATTTGAACCGATCTGACAATCAAAACGAAACGGCGGGAAATTTTGGGCCCGGgttggctgagctgaaattaatcatcaatttctaaaagcccgccaatttcggAGGATCAAATAAGTTTCAAGAAAATCTaatttccctccagcaatttaaTAATCCCTCTCTTTATCATCTCTATTTCGTACCGAGCTCAAATCCCGGGCTGTTTCACATTCCGCTTCATTCTCTGATCTATCTGTTAGCGGGCGG contains the following coding sequences:
- the LOC137307726 gene encoding histone H3; translation: MARTKQTARKSTGGKAPRKQLATKAARKSAPATGGVKKPHRYRPGTVALREIRRYQKSTELLIRKLPFQRLVREIAQDFKTDLRFQSSAVMALQEASEAYLVGLFEDTNLCAIHAKRVTIMPKDIQLARRIRGERA